In the genome of Cetobacterium ceti, one region contains:
- a CDS encoding UDP-glucose dehydrogenase family protein, whose protein sequence is MKITVIGTGYVGLVQGVILSEFGHEVICMDINEEKIRNLNNGFIPIYEPGLKEIMNKNFLEGRLYFSSNIKEAVESSDVIFIAVGTPPMDDGSADLQYVLSCAKEIGKYINAYKIIVNKSTVPVGTGELVEKTIYEVLEERGLSYDIDVVSNPEFLREGKAVNDCLRPDRVVIGYENERVLETMKEIYNVLYLNKVPFFFTNRKTSEMIKYASNAFLAVKISYINEMALLAENVGANVQDIAQAMGMDGRISPKFLHSGPGYGGSCFPKDTRAIVEIGKKYGEEMSVIEAAIYANEKQKRKVTEKIEKNMGNLNGKKIAILGLSFKPETDDMRDAPSIDIIKNLIKKGSTIKTYCPKGMGEASWRLKEVNDKITYCKNEIECVKDCDGLVIVTEWNQFRGLNLKIIREKMKDNFYFDLRNIHCKSSKVRELFKYFPLGQK, encoded by the coding sequence ATGAAAATTACAGTGATTGGGACAGGATATGTAGGTCTTGTTCAAGGGGTTATACTAAGTGAATTTGGACATGAAGTTATTTGTATGGATATAAATGAGGAAAAAATAAGAAATTTAAATAATGGTTTTATTCCTATATATGAGCCAGGACTTAAGGAAATTATGAATAAAAACTTCTTAGAAGGAAGATTATATTTTTCATCTAATATAAAAGAAGCAGTAGAAAGTTCAGATGTAATTTTTATTGCAGTGGGAACTCCACCTATGGATGATGGAAGTGCTGATTTGCAATATGTTTTGTCCTGTGCAAAGGAGATTGGAAAATATATAAATGCTTATAAAATTATTGTTAATAAATCTACAGTTCCTGTGGGTACAGGGGAATTGGTAGAAAAAACTATATATGAAGTTTTGGAGGAGAGGGGATTATCCTATGATATTGATGTAGTTTCTAATCCAGAATTTTTAAGAGAGGGAAAAGCTGTAAATGATTGCTTAAGACCTGATAGAGTTGTAATAGGATATGAAAATGAAAGAGTTTTAGAAACTATGAAGGAAATATATAATGTTTTATATTTAAATAAAGTTCCATTCTTTTTTACAAATAGAAAAACATCAGAAATGATAAAATATGCTTCCAATGCATTTCTAGCTGTGAAAATATCATATATTAATGAAATGGCACTTCTTGCAGAGAATGTAGGGGCTAATGTTCAAGATATTGCCCAGGCCATGGGAATGGATGGAAGAATATCTCCTAAGTTTTTACATAGTGGACCAGGGTATGGAGGTTCATGTTTTCCCAAGGATACAAGGGCTATAGTTGAAATTGGGAAAAAATATGGAGAGGAAATGAGTGTAATTGAAGCAGCTATCTATGCCAATGAAAAACAAAAAAGAAAAGTAACTGAAAAAATTGAAAAAAATATGGGAAATTTAAATGGTAAGAAAATAGCTATATTAGGACTTTCCTTTAAGCCAGAAACTGATGATATGAGAGATGCTCCAAGTATTGATATTATAAAAAATTTAATAAAAAAGGGAAGTACAATAAAAACCTATTGTCCAAAGGGAATGGGAGAAGCTTCATGGAGACTAAAAGAGGTAAATGATAAAATAACATATTGTAAAAATGAGATAGAGTGTGTTAAAGATTGTGATGGACTAGTTATTGTCACTGAGTGGAATCAATTTAGAGGATTGAATTTAAAAATCATAAGAGAAAAAATGAAAGATAATTTTTATTTTGATCTTAGAAATATACATTGTAAAAGTTCTAAAGTTAGAGAATTATTCAAATATTTTCCACTGGGACAAAAATAA
- a CDS encoding ArnT family glycosyltransferase yields the protein MIKVKGENKYKLFLIGYISILVILSFIRFPDVRNELKYFVITEEMLKNKNYMILHYFNELYPDKPPIYFWILASIKNIFPKYFYPLSLIVGSLLPCGIVGLINFKLVKLFWNKKMAYISTMVYITLPYIMGVSLFLRMDFLMTMFISMGIFLFFSFYYKKIPINRLTLLGFYLSLILGVLVKGGAGIAIPLITILTFLYFEKNFKFLKEIKFKEGMLIILIILGIWLYGIFLNPQGEQYIKLLLGRETIGRMIKAKTHTKAIYYYLEQILLLMLPITLFFLGGIYNLLKKIRNFKNFTVVEKIALSWFLPNFIFFSLLSGKLAIYMLPILLPGVLISLDYIENKFPLNKEKILKWIIGINMIVLSIIIFLLPYYNNNYTLKPVINFLKDKKENIVTYKFTDGKNISCYLKRRELEDISLEQIKKLPNKTYIISRKKYRTDVEKIGYTSINLGNYVILLKRNTSMK from the coding sequence ATGATTAAAGTAAAGGGTGAAAATAAATATAAATTATTTTTAATAGGTTATATTTCTATTTTAGTTATTTTAAGTTTCATACGATTTCCAGATGTAAGAAATGAATTAAAATATTTTGTTATTACAGAGGAAATGTTAAAAAATAAAAATTATATGATTTTACATTATTTTAATGAACTTTATCCAGACAAACCACCTATTTATTTTTGGATTTTAGCAAGTATAAAAAATATTTTTCCAAAATACTTTTATCCCCTTAGTTTAATTGTAGGAAGTTTACTTCCCTGTGGAATTGTAGGATTAATTAATTTTAAACTAGTTAAATTATTTTGGAATAAGAAAATGGCATATATAAGCACAATGGTATATATAACACTTCCTTACATTATGGGAGTATCCCTATTTCTTAGGATGGATTTTTTAATGACTATGTTTATTTCTATGGGAATATTCTTATTTTTTTCATTTTATTATAAAAAAATTCCAATTAACAGGTTAACTTTATTGGGATTTTACTTAAGTTTAATTTTAGGAGTTTTGGTTAAGGGGGGAGCTGGAATAGCAATACCTTTAATAACTATTTTAACTTTTTTATATTTTGAGAAAAATTTTAAATTTTTAAAAGAAATAAAATTTAAAGAGGGTATGTTAATTATATTGATAATATTAGGAATTTGGTTATATGGAATTTTTCTTAATCCTCAAGGGGAACAGTATATAAAGCTTTTACTAGGAAGAGAAACTATTGGTAGAATGATAAAAGCTAAAACTCATACAAAGGCTATATATTATTATTTAGAGCAAATATTACTTTTAATGTTACCTATAACTTTATTTTTTCTAGGAGGGATTTATAATCTTCTTAAAAAGATAAGGAATTTTAAAAACTTTACAGTTGTAGAAAAAATTGCTTTAAGTTGGTTTTTACCAAATTTTATATTTTTTAGTTTACTAAGTGGAAAATTAGCTATTTATATGTTGCCTATTTTATTGCCAGGAGTTTTAATATCCTTAGATTATATTGAAAATAAATTTCCTTTGAATAAGGAGAAAATTTTAAAATGGATTATTGGAATTAATATGATAGTTTTAAGTATAATTATATTTTTGTTACCTTATTATAATAACAATTATACTTTGAAACCAGTTATAAATTTTTTAAAAGATAAAAAAGAAAATATAGTAACGTATAAATTTACAGATGGAAAAAATATATCTTGTTATCTTAAGAGAAGAGAATTAGAAGATATTTCTTTAGAACAAATAAAAAAATTACCAAATAAAACTTATATAATTAGTCGGAAAAAATATAGAACTGATGTGGAAAAAATAGGATATACTTCAATTAATTTAGGAAATTATGTTATACTTTTAAAGAGGAATACATCAATGAAGTGA
- a CDS encoding PTS transporter subunit EIIC: protein MFKNLQKMGKSFMLPIAILPAAGLLLGIGGALSNQNTVNAYPFLNIGWLQGILKVMSASGEVIFANLALIMCIGLAVGLAKKDKGTAGLAGAVAFLVMNAAIKGMLGAFKPEITSIDTGVVGAIVIGSLVAHLHNKYSNVKLPAVLGFFGGSRFVPIVSSFAAIFVGFIFFLIWPTFQGWLTTTGKVIGSMGAFGTFLYGFLLRLTGAIGLHHMIYPLFWYTELGGVATIGGKTVVGAQNIFFAQLADPSHKGLFTEGTRFFAGRFATMMFGLPAACLAMYHCVPKHRRKAVGGLFLGGAITSFITGITEPIEFMFLFVAPWLYGVHAFYDGLSFLVADVLNISIGNTFSGGLIDYMLFGVLQGNDATRWTYILIVGPIWALLYYFTFRFLITKFNIMTPGRDESVEEVKVVTKDSIYETAENVLKALGGKENIEDIDACITRLRVSVKDVTKVDKDRIKKLGATGVLEVQGGIQAIFGAMADPIKQKINEIIDKD, encoded by the coding sequence ATGTTTAAAAATTTACAAAAAATGGGTAAATCCTTTATGCTACCAATAGCAATATTGCCAGCAGCGGGATTATTATTAGGAATAGGAGGGGCACTGTCTAATCAAAATACAGTAAATGCCTATCCATTTTTAAATATAGGATGGTTACAAGGGATTTTAAAGGTAATGTCTGCTTCAGGGGAAGTTATATTTGCAAACTTAGCTTTAATAATGTGTATAGGACTTGCAGTTGGATTAGCTAAAAAGGATAAGGGAACAGCAGGACTTGCAGGAGCAGTGGCCTTTTTAGTTATGAACGCAGCAATTAAAGGGATGTTAGGAGCATTTAAACCAGAGATTACTTCTATAGATACTGGAGTTGTAGGAGCTATAGTAATAGGATCTTTAGTTGCCCATCTTCATAATAAATACAGTAATGTAAAATTACCAGCAGTTTTGGGATTTTTCGGAGGTTCAAGATTTGTACCAATAGTTTCATCCTTTGCAGCTATATTTGTTGGATTTATATTTTTCTTAATATGGCCAACTTTCCAAGGATGGCTTACAACAACAGGGAAAGTAATAGGTTCCATGGGAGCATTTGGAACATTTTTATATGGATTTTTATTAAGACTTACAGGGGCAATAGGATTACACCATATGATATATCCTTTATTTTGGTATACTGAGCTAGGTGGAGTAGCAACAATTGGAGGAAAAACAGTTGTGGGAGCTCAAAATATTTTCTTTGCCCAACTTGCTGACCCTTCTCATAAGGGACTTTTCACAGAGGGAACAAGATTTTTTGCAGGACGTTTTGCAACAATGATGTTTGGACTACCAGCTGCATGTTTAGCAATGTACCACTGTGTTCCTAAGCACAGAAGAAAAGCTGTAGGGGGATTATTTTTAGGAGGAGCAATTACTTCCTTTATAACTGGAATAACAGAGCCTATTGAATTTATGTTTTTATTTGTAGCTCCTTGGTTATATGGTGTTCATGCTTTTTATGATGGATTATCTTTCTTAGTTGCAGATGTGTTAAATATTTCCATAGGAAATACATTTTCAGGAGGATTAATTGATTATATGTTGTTTGGTGTGTTACAGGGAAATGATGCGACTAGATGGACATATATATTAATAGTAGGACCAATTTGGGCTCTTTTATACTATTTTACATTTAGATTTTTAATTACAAAATTCAACATTATGACTCCAGGTAGAGATGAAAGTGTTGAAGAGGTAAAGGTAGTTACAAAGGATTCTATTTATGAAACAGCTGAAAATGTTTTAAAAGCCTTAGGTGGAAAGGAAAATATTGAAGATATTGATGCTTGCATAACAAGACTTAGAGTTTCAGTTAAGGATGTTACAAAGGTTGATAAGGATAGAATAAAAAAATTAGGAGCTACAGGTGTTCTTGAAGTTCAAGGAGGAATCCAAGCTATATTTGGAGCCATGGCAGACCCAATTAAACAAAAAATAAATGAAATAATAGATAAAGATTAA
- the yjeM gene encoding glutamate/gamma-aminobutyrate family transporter YjeM, which translates to MGNNGNNKKLTLIALILMIFTSVFGFNNIPRSFYLMGYAAIPWYIISGILFFIPYAFMMAEYGAAFKKETGGIYSWMEKSVGIKYAFITTFMWYASYIIWMVNISSGIWIVLSTAIFGVDLTSKISILGLNSTQSMGVLGVLLMTAFTFFASKGLNKITKVAAVGGIAVTLLNLVLLFGALIVFSLNGFHLAQPIADLHTGFFVSPNPDYLSGMAIVSFLVFAIFAYGGIEVVGGLVDQTENPEKNFPKGVVVAAIIITVGYAIGIFLVGMFTNWNYLINKGGVHIGNFSYVAMENLGYQLGLSFKLSNSTAVLIGRIMSRYMGISIVLSLTGAFFTLLYSPLKQLIEGTPTEMWPEKISKIEDGMPKNAMWCQWFIVIIFILGVSFGGENAAKFFMKLTLMTNVAMTIPYILIAFAFPAFKKKEGLERPYIAFKTEKGTKIATIFTVGTVTFANIATIIEPAFKGNISDTIWMIIGPIFFTILALGIYEKYKRKTEKVLLHKNVKLK; encoded by the coding sequence ATGGGAAACAATGGGAACAATAAGAAATTAACCTTAATTGCCTTGATCTTGATGATTTTCACATCGGTATTTGGATTTAACAATATTCCAAGATCATTTTATCTAATGGGGTATGCGGCTATACCTTGGTATATAATTTCAGGAATATTATTTTTTATTCCCTATGCCTTTATGATGGCAGAATATGGTGCTGCTTTTAAAAAGGAAACAGGTGGTATTTATTCTTGGATGGAAAAATCTGTAGGAATAAAATATGCATTTATTACAACATTTATGTGGTATGCTTCATATATAATTTGGATGGTAAATATATCTTCTGGTATTTGGATAGTTTTATCCACAGCAATATTTGGAGTGGATTTAACTTCTAAAATTAGTATATTAGGTCTTAACTCAACACAATCAATGGGAGTTTTAGGTGTTTTATTAATGACAGCTTTCACTTTTTTTGCTAGTAAGGGGTTAAATAAAATTACTAAGGTTGCAGCAGTGGGTGGTATTGCAGTAACACTTTTAAACTTAGTTCTTTTATTTGGAGCTCTTATAGTATTTTCTTTAAATGGTTTTCATTTAGCTCAACCAATAGCTGATTTACATACTGGATTCTTTGTTTCACCAAATCCAGATTATCTATCAGGAATGGCCATAGTATCATTTTTAGTTTTTGCTATATTTGCCTATGGGGGAATAGAAGTTGTTGGAGGTCTTGTTGATCAGACTGAAAATCCAGAGAAAAACTTTCCAAAGGGTGTAGTTGTTGCAGCTATAATAATAACAGTTGGATATGCCATAGGAATTTTCCTTGTGGGAATGTTTACAAACTGGAATTATTTAATAAATAAAGGTGGAGTACACATAGGAAACTTCTCCTATGTAGCCATGGAAAATTTAGGATATCAATTGGGATTATCTTTTAAACTATCAAATAGCACAGCAGTATTAATAGGCCGTATAATGTCTCGTTATATGGGAATATCTATTGTTTTATCATTAACAGGTGCTTTCTTCACTTTATTATACTCTCCATTAAAACAGTTAATAGAAGGAACACCTACAGAGATGTGGCCAGAAAAAATTTCTAAAATAGAGGATGGTATGCCTAAAAATGCCATGTGGTGTCAATGGTTTATAGTTATTATATTTATACTAGGAGTATCATTTGGTGGAGAAAATGCTGCTAAATTCTTTATGAAACTTACACTTATGACCAATGTTGCCATGACCATACCATATATTTTAATAGCCTTTGCTTTTCCTGCATTTAAGAAAAAAGAGGGATTAGAAAGACCATATATAGCCTTTAAAACTGAAAAGGGAACTAAAATTGCAACTATATTCACAGTGGGAACAGTTACCTTTGCAAATATAGCAACAATTATTGAACCTGCATTTAAAGGAAACATCAGTGATACTATTTGGATGATAATAGGACCAATATTCTTTACTATATTGGCACTGGGAATTTATGAAAAATATAAAAGAAAAACTGAAAAGGTTTTACTTCATAAAAATGTTAAGTTAAAATAA
- a CDS encoding class I SAM-dependent methyltransferase, with product MKTEDKYSKWAKVYDRMEEKMSMGKYKRKAVNLLQGKILEIGIGSGTNLKFYNKNMDLTGIDFSKGMLKLAREKCEKLHLENVKLMEMDIENMDFPDNTFDSILSTCVFCTVPHPEKGLKEVYRVLKPGGKVIFLEHMKSKYFIINCFLNIMNPITRYFLGTSLLRETEDLIRKIGFSKVESKNVMMKDVLRFIIAEK from the coding sequence ATGAAAACAGAGGATAAATATAGTAAATGGGCAAAAGTCTATGATAGAATGGAAGAAAAAATGTCCATGGGAAAATATAAAAGAAAAGCAGTTAATTTACTTCAAGGTAAAATTCTAGAAATTGGGATAGGAAGTGGAACTAATTTAAAATTTTACAATAAAAATATGGATCTTACAGGAATAGATTTTTCTAAGGGAATGCTAAAATTAGCAAGGGAAAAATGTGAAAAACTACATTTAGAAAATGTAAAACTTATGGAGATGGATATTGAAAATATGGATTTTCCAGATAATACCTTTGATTCAATACTTTCAACCTGTGTATTTTGTACAGTGCCCCATCCAGAAAAGGGGCTAAAAGAGGTTTATAGAGTTTTAAAACCAGGAGGTAAAGTAATATTTCTAGAACATATGAAAAGTAAATATTTTATTATAAATTGTTTTTTGAATATAATGAATCCCATAACAAGATATTTTTTAGGAACTTCTCTTTTGAGAGAAACTGAAGATTTAATAAGAAAAATTGGATTTTCAAAAGTAGAAAGTAAAAATGTAATGATGAAGGATGTTTTAAGGTTTATCATAGCTGAAAAATAA
- a CDS encoding DUF6672 family protein, with amino-acid sequence MKRNLKILFFIFILIFSIGFLYINGQEHTVIINNKFQNKKLSEKIEIIFPNEKPKKINPNKKAIMDIKGYKTTFILKKKNFEKKYNLSLPLNKSIEIDIEKLLNKNKKWYKEISLY; translated from the coding sequence ATGAAAAGAAATTTAAAAATTTTATTTTTTATTTTTATATTAATTTTTTCCATTGGATTTTTATATATAAATGGACAAGAACATACTGTTATTATAAATAATAAATTTCAAAATAAAAAACTTTCTGAGAAAATTGAAATTATTTTTCCCAATGAAAAACCTAAAAAAATAAATCCAAATAAAAAAGCTATTATGGATATTAAAGGTTATAAAACAACATTTATTCTTAAAAAGAAAAATTTTGAAAAAAAATATAATTTATCTTTACCTTTAAATAAAAGTATTGAAATAGATATTGAAAAATTATTAAATAAAAATAAAAAGTGGTATAAAGAAATCTCTTTATATTAA
- a CDS encoding ABC transporter permease, with the protein MKKIHSLMEDNLVPLIIFIFLLVTIPLSKLSPSYLIQEIILRLDRNLFLVLSLLVPIIAGMGLNFGIVLGAMGGQIALIFISEWRIVGIEGIILAFILSTPLSILLGWISGEILNRAKGREMITSMILGLFMNGVYQLLVLYGMGNIIKINNPKLILSRGSGIRNAIDLNGIRQGLDKILEIKINNISIPIGTFILVFILCFFILWFRKTKLGQDMRALGENMEISRSAGIPVERTRIVAIIISTILAGYGQIIYLQNIGTMNTYNSHEQIGMFSIAALLIGGASAARATITNGVIGVILFHLMFIVSPMAGKELVGSAQIGEYFRVFVSYGIIALVLVLHQLKRDRLRKVKRSEI; encoded by the coding sequence ATGAAAAAAATTCATAGTTTAATGGAAGATAATTTAGTTCCATTAATTATTTTTATATTTTTACTAGTAACAATACCTCTATCAAAACTTTCCCCAAGTTATTTAATACAGGAAATAATTTTAAGATTAGATCGAAATTTATTTTTAGTTTTATCTCTTCTAGTTCCAATTATTGCTGGAATGGGATTGAATTTTGGAATTGTTCTTGGAGCTATGGGAGGGCAAATAGCTTTAATTTTCATAAGTGAATGGAGAATTGTTGGTATAGAGGGTATTATCCTAGCTTTTATTTTATCTACACCTTTAAGTATTTTACTTGGATGGATTAGTGGTGAAATTTTAAATAGAGCCAAGGGAAGAGAAATGATTACCTCTATGATTTTAGGATTATTTATGAATGGAGTTTATCAACTTCTAGTTTTATATGGTATGGGAAATATTATAAAAATTAATAATCCAAAACTTATTCTTTCAAGGGGAAGTGGAATTAGAAATGCCATTGATTTAAATGGAATTAGACAAGGTTTAGATAAAATTTTAGAAATAAAAATTAATAATATATCCATTCCTATTGGTACATTTATTTTAGTCTTTATTCTTTGTTTTTTTATTCTTTGGTTTAGAAAAACTAAGTTAGGACAAGATATGAGAGCCTTAGGGGAAAATATGGAAATCTCTAGAAGTGCTGGAATACCTGTGGAAAGAACAAGAATTGTGGCTATAATTATCTCTACTATTTTAGCTGGTTATGGACAGATTATCTATCTTCAAAATATAGGAACTATGAATACCTATAATAGTCATGAGCAAATTGGAATGTTTTCCATTGCAGCACTTTTAATTGGAGGAGCCTCTGCTGCTAGGGCAACTATTACTAATGGAGTAATTGGAGTTATTCTTTTTCACCTGATGTTTATAGTTTCTCCTATGGCTGGTAAAGAACTTGTGGGCTCTGCTCAAATTGGAGAATATTTTAGAGTTTTCGTATCCTACGGAATAATTGCCTTAGTTTTAGTTCTTCATCAACTTAAAAGAGACCGATTAAGAAAAGTAAAAAGGAGTGAAATCTAA
- a CDS encoding ABC transporter permease subunit has protein sequence MNKLKKTVEKIGVPRFIIGIFLLSLYIMAPFAKVDILTSLNDTFIRVGMNIILVLSLIPMVQSGTGLNFGMPLGIEAGLLGALISLELGLSGILGFLGAILIAIPISIIFGYLYGKLLNKVKGGEMMIATYVGFSSVAIMCIMWLILPFKKPDMIWAYGGEGLRTTISIDKYWGKILSEIFYLPKNLNFIGELLFFLFIAWILREFFKSKNGIAMKITGSNEKFAKATGININSSRINSVILSTILSSIGIIVYQQSFGFVQLYLAPFYMAFPAIAALLIGGASLNKASISNVILGTFLFQGIITMTPVVISGLIKTDMSETLRVIISNGMILYALTRRGVK, from the coding sequence ATGAATAAATTGAAAAAAACAGTTGAAAAAATAGGAGTTCCACGATTTATAATAGGAATTTTTCTGCTTTCGCTTTATATAATGGCTCCCTTTGCAAAGGTTGATATTTTAACATCTTTAAATGATACTTTTATTCGGGTTGGAATGAATATAATTTTAGTTCTTTCTTTAATTCCTATGGTTCAAAGTGGTACTGGATTAAACTTTGGAATGCCCCTAGGTATTGAAGCTGGACTTTTAGGTGCCCTTATTAGTTTAGAATTAGGTTTAAGTGGTATTTTAGGCTTCTTAGGAGCCATTTTAATCGCAATTCCCATAAGTATCATTTTCGGATATTTATACGGAAAGCTTTTAAATAAAGTTAAAGGTGGAGAAATGATGATTGCTACCTATGTTGGATTTTCATCTGTGGCAATTATGTGTATTATGTGGCTTATTCTTCCCTTTAAAAAACCTGATATGATTTGGGCCTATGGTGGTGAAGGGTTAAGAACTACCATAAGCATTGATAAATATTGGGGCAAAATTCTTTCAGAAATTTTTTATCTTCCTAAAAACTTAAATTTTATTGGAGAACTTTTATTTTTCTTGTTTATAGCTTGGATTCTAAGGGAATTTTTTAAAAGTAAAAATGGAATTGCTATGAAAATTACAGGAAGCAATGAAAAATTTGCCAAGGCAACTGGAATTAATATTAATAGTAGTAGAATTAATTCTGTTATTCTATCTACAATTTTATCCTCTATTGGTATTATAGTCTACCAGCAAAGTTTTGGTTTTGTTCAACTATATTTAGCTCCTTTTTACATGGCTTTCCCAGCCATAGCTGCACTTTTAATCGGAGGAGCTTCCTTAAATAAAGCTAGTATTTCCAATGTTATTTTAGGTACTTTTTTATTTCAAGGAATTATTACTATGACCCCTGTGGTTATAAGTGGATTAATAAAAACAGATATGTCAGAAACTTTAAGGGTAATAATTTCCAATGGAATGATTTTATATGCCCTAACTAGAAGGGGGGTTAAATAA
- a CDS encoding sugar ABC transporter ATP-binding protein — protein sequence MEEIILKIENLSKSFGENTVLKDINFDIKKGEIIGLVGENGAGKSTLMKIIFGMSVIEETGGYKGNIFFKGEKVKFKNSMDALNTGIGMVHQEFSLIPGFKIYENIVLNRESLNSNFLKDIFGERVELLNEESNKLRAVNALKHLDLETNIETLVKDLPVGYMQFVEIAREIERENTKLLVLDEPTAVLTEEEAKVLLNTMKKLSHEGIAIIFITHRLNEILEVSDRVVVLRDGIMMKQLKTSETSVDEITELMIGRKIENSNTMEAPREFSLNIMEIKNLYVHMTGEKIKNLNLNIKKGEILGIGGMAGQGKIAIGNGVMGLKETSGEIIYKNEKLPLNNPLAPLSKEIFFVSEDRKEVGLILDETINHNITYPAIYLKKQFMKKRLGGLYKTIDEKEIKINSDFYIDSLGIKSMGGNQKVGELSGGNQQKVALAKAFTMNPTLLFVSEPTRGIDVGAKKIVLDTLKKYNRENNMTIVITSSELEELRQVCDRIAIINEGRVAGILSPKDDLKEFGKLMVGVKEEISNE from the coding sequence ATGGAAGAAATTATTTTAAAGATAGAAAATCTATCTAAATCCTTTGGAGAAAATACTGTATTAAAAGATATTAATTTTGATATTAAAAAAGGAGAAATTATAGGTCTTGTAGGAGAAAATGGAGCTGGAAAATCAACTCTTATGAAAATAATATTTGGTATGTCTGTAATTGAAGAAACAGGGGGATATAAGGGTAATATTTTTTTTAAAGGGGAAAAAGTTAAATTTAAAAATTCTATGGATGCTTTAAATACTGGTATTGGAATGGTTCACCAAGAGTTTTCCCTAATCCCAGGATTTAAAATTTATGAAAATATTGTTCTTAATCGTGAAAGTTTAAATAGTAATTTTCTAAAAGACATTTTTGGAGAAAGAGTAGAACTTTTAAATGAAGAAAGTAATAAACTAAGAGCTGTAAATGCTTTAAAACACTTGGATTTAGAAACTAATATTGAAACACTGGTAAAGGATTTGCCTGTGGGTTATATGCAATTTGTTGAAATTGCTAGAGAAATTGAAAGGGAAAATACTAAACTTTTAGTTTTAGATGAGCCTACGGCTGTTTTAACTGAAGAGGAAGCGAAAGTATTATTAAATACTATGAAAAAATTATCCCATGAAGGAATAGCTATTATTTTTATAACCCATAGATTAAATGAAATACTAGAAGTTTCTGATAGAGTTGTGGTTTTAAGAGATGGTATTATGATGAAACAATTAAAAACCTCTGAAACTTCTGTAGATGAAATTACAGAACTAATGATTGGAAGAAAAATAGAAAACTCAAATACAATGGAAGCTCCTAGAGAGTTCTCTTTAAATATCATGGAAATTAAAAATTTATATGTTCATATGACTGGAGAAAAAATTAAAAATTTAAATTTAAATATTAAAAAAGGAGAAATTTTAGGAATCGGTGGTATGGCTGGTCAAGGAAAAATAGCAATTGGTAATGGAGTAATGGGATTAAAAGAAACAAGTGGTGAGATTATTTATAAAAATGAAAAGCTACCTTTAAATAATCCCCTAGCACCTCTTTCTAAAGAGATATTTTTTGTATCTGAAGATAGAAAGGAAGTTGGACTTATTTTAGATGAAACTATTAATCACAACATTACCTATCCAGCCATATATTTGAAAAAACAGTTTATGAAGAAAAGACTTGGAGGACTTTATAAAACCATAGATGAAAAGGAAATAAAGATTAATAGTGATTTTTACATTGATTCCCTAGGAATTAAATCTATGGGTGGGAATCAAAAAGTTGGTGAATTAAGTGGAGGAAATCAACAAAAAGTTGCTTTAGCCAAGGCTTTTACCATGAACCCCACTTTACTTTTTGTATCTGAACCCACTAGAGGTATCGATGTAGGAGCTAAAAAAATTGTCCTTGATACTTTAAAAAAATATAACCGAGAAAATAATATGACCATTGTTATTACATCTTCTGAATTAGAGGAGCTTAGACAAGTTTGTGATAGAATTGCTATTATTAATGAAGGTCGAGTAGCTGGAATTTTATCACCTAAAGATGATTTAAAAGAGTTTGGAAAATTAATGGTTGGTGTAAAGGAGGAAATTTCTAATGAATAA